The following coding sequences lie in one Mesorhizobium sp. DCY119 genomic window:
- a CDS encoding propionyl-CoA synthetase — protein sequence MRSRYHEVYESWQKDPEAFWAEAARDIDWVKPWDEVFDADAGVYGRWFAGAECNTCFNAVDRHVAGGRAGQLALIYDSPITGTQKKFTYAELLAEVTALAAVLQDQGVEKGDRVIIYMPMVPEAVFAMLACARIGAVHSVVFGGFAARELATRLDDATPKLIISASCGIEPGRVVAYKPLLDGAIELAWHKPSACIVLQREQQTCDLIPGRDVDYAETVEAAKAFGRVVPCVPVAATDPLYVLYTSGTTGQPKGVVRDNGGHMVALKWSMENEYGVKPGEVFWAASDVGWVVGHSYIVYAPLLHGCTTILFEGKPVGTPDAGTFWRVISEHGVVALFTAPTAFRAIKGQDPKGEFVPKYDLSKFRTLFLAGERADPETIKWAERNLNVPVIDHWWQTETGSPISQNPVGLGQLPVKYGSPGVPMPGYDVQILDDAGHPVPRGTLGNVVVKLPLPPGCLPTLWNAGERFREAYLIEFPGYYKTADAGYIDDENYLFIMARTDDIINVAGHRLSTGGMEEVLAEHPDVAECAVIGIADAMKGQVPCGFVVLNAGVSRDAADIEKEVVALVRERIGPVAAFRIVVAIKRLPKTRSGKILRATMQKIADREDWKMPATIDDPAILDEIKAALNARGIG from the coding sequence ATGCGTTCGCGTTATCATGAAGTCTATGAAAGCTGGCAAAAGGACCCGGAGGCGTTCTGGGCCGAGGCAGCGCGCGACATCGACTGGGTAAAGCCGTGGGACGAGGTCTTTGATGCCGACGCCGGCGTCTATGGCCGCTGGTTCGCGGGCGCCGAATGCAACACCTGCTTCAACGCGGTCGACCGCCATGTCGCCGGTGGCCGCGCCGGCCAGCTCGCGTTGATTTACGACAGCCCGATCACCGGCACCCAGAAAAAATTCACCTATGCCGAGCTTCTGGCGGAAGTCACCGCACTCGCCGCCGTGCTCCAGGATCAGGGTGTGGAAAAGGGCGATCGCGTCATCATCTACATGCCGATGGTGCCGGAAGCGGTCTTCGCCATGCTCGCCTGTGCCCGCATCGGTGCCGTCCATTCGGTGGTGTTCGGCGGCTTTGCCGCGCGCGAACTCGCAACCCGGCTGGACGACGCGACGCCGAAGCTGATCATCTCCGCCTCCTGCGGCATCGAGCCGGGACGCGTGGTCGCCTACAAGCCGTTGCTCGACGGCGCCATCGAACTGGCGTGGCACAAGCCTTCCGCCTGCATCGTCCTTCAGCGCGAGCAGCAGACCTGCGACCTGATCCCCGGCCGCGATGTCGACTATGCCGAGACGGTTGAAGCTGCGAAGGCCTTTGGCCGCGTGGTGCCCTGCGTGCCGGTCGCCGCCACCGATCCGCTCTACGTGCTCTACACCTCCGGCACGACCGGCCAGCCCAAGGGCGTCGTACGCGACAATGGCGGGCACATGGTGGCGCTGAAATGGTCGATGGAAAACGAATACGGCGTCAAGCCGGGCGAGGTGTTCTGGGCCGCTTCCGATGTCGGCTGGGTGGTCGGTCATTCCTACATCGTCTATGCGCCGCTGCTGCATGGCTGCACCACCATCCTGTTCGAGGGCAAGCCGGTCGGCACGCCCGATGCCGGCACCTTCTGGCGGGTGATTTCCGAGCATGGCGTCGTTGCCCTGTTCACCGCCCCGACCGCCTTCCGCGCCATCAAGGGGCAGGACCCGAAGGGCGAGTTCGTGCCGAAATACGACCTCTCGAAATTCCGCACGCTGTTCCTTGCCGGCGAGCGCGCCGACCCCGAAACGATCAAATGGGCAGAGCGCAACCTCAACGTCCCCGTCATCGATCATTGGTGGCAGACCGAGACCGGAAGTCCGATCAGCCAGAACCCGGTCGGGCTCGGGCAGCTGCCGGTCAAATACGGCTCGCCCGGCGTGCCGATGCCCGGATACGACGTGCAGATCCTTGACGATGCCGGCCACCCGGTGCCGCGCGGCACGCTCGGCAATGTCGTGGTCAAGCTGCCGCTGCCGCCCGGCTGCCTGCCGACGCTGTGGAATGCCGGTGAGCGCTTTCGCGAGGCCTATCTCATCGAATTCCCCGGCTATTACAAAACCGCCGACGCCGGCTATATCGACGATGAGAACTACCTCTTCATCATGGCCCGCACCGACGACATCATCAATGTCGCCGGCCACCGGCTTTCCACCGGCGGCATGGAGGAGGTGCTGGCCGAGCATCCCGACGTTGCCGAATGCGCCGTCATCGGCATCGCCGACGCCATGAAGGGGCAGGTGCCCTGCGGCTTCGTCGTGCTCAATGCCGGCGTTTCCCGCGACGCCGCCGACATCGAGAAGGAAGTGGTGGCGCTGGTGCGCGAGCGCATCGGCCCGGTCGCCGCCTTCCGTATCGTGGTGGCAATCAAGCGCCTGCCCAAGACGCGGTCGGGAAAAATCCTGCGCGCCACCATGCAGAAGATCGCCGACCGCGAGGATTGGAAGATGCCGGCCACGATCGACGATCCCGCCATCCTCGACGAGATCAAGGCGGCGCTCAATGCGCGGGGGATCGGCTAG
- the ybgF gene encoding tol-pal system protein YbgF, producing the protein MYFRSILSGTLAVLLLSGAAFARDAGPGHGPGRSDGAGISTPSPAAGLPGVFGNRSGGTYQVAQAGDPRVSGLEEQIRSLNGKVEELNFQILQMQEQLRKMQEDNEFRFQELEGKKKSDAGSGKTNRSVAENSAASSDKQTTAATGGSSSQSVEQVIGENGGGATTPPSNGTGKAPTTFGTITFDADGNVTSGSVGDQASVGGSDLDAPANNDDAAPSNGTVVAALPATDDPDEVYRNSYQFILSGDYSTAESGFRDHIARFPADPKTADSRYWLGEALLGQQKYRDAAEIFLAANKEFPKAKKAPDMLFKLGVSLVGLHQRDVACATFGEIGKRYPEVSGALKERIKQEQALAAC; encoded by the coding sequence ATGTATTTTCGATCCATCCTGAGCGGCACACTTGCCGTGCTATTGCTTTCAGGCGCGGCTTTTGCGCGTGACGCCGGACCGGGACACGGCCCAGGCAGAAGCGACGGCGCGGGTATTTCCACACCATCGCCAGCCGCAGGCCTGCCGGGCGTTTTCGGCAACCGCAGCGGCGGCACGTATCAGGTCGCACAAGCCGGCGATCCACGCGTCAGCGGCCTCGAAGAGCAGATCCGTTCGCTGAACGGCAAGGTCGAGGAACTCAACTTCCAGATTCTGCAGATGCAGGAACAGCTCCGCAAGATGCAGGAAGACAACGAGTTCCGCTTCCAGGAGCTTGAAGGCAAGAAGAAGTCCGACGCGGGCTCGGGCAAGACCAATAGAAGCGTCGCGGAGAATTCCGCGGCGTCTTCCGACAAGCAGACGACCGCCGCAACCGGCGGTTCGTCATCGCAGAGCGTCGAGCAGGTCATCGGCGAGAACGGCGGCGGCGCCACCACCCCGCCAAGCAACGGAACGGGAAAAGCCCCGACGACCTTCGGCACGATCACCTTCGACGCCGATGGCAACGTCACCAGCGGCAGCGTCGGCGACCAGGCTTCGGTCGGCGGCAGCGACCTGGACGCGCCAGCCAACAACGACGACGCGGCACCTTCGAATGGCACGGTCGTCGCAGCATTGCCCGCGACCGACGATCCGGACGAGGTCTATCGCAACTCCTACCAGTTCATTCTTTCGGGCGACTACAGCACGGCGGAATCCGGCTTCCGCGATCACATTGCGCGTTTCCCGGCCGACCCCAAGACGGCTGATTCGCGCTACTGGCTCGGCGAGGCCCTGCTCGGACAGCAGAAATATCGCGACGCGGCTGAAATCTTCCTCGCCGCCAACAAGGAATTCCCCAAGGCCAAGAAAGCGCCCGACATGCTGTTCAAGCTCGGCGTCTCGCTTGTCGGCCTGCATCAGCGCGACGTTGCCTGCGCCACCTTCGGCGAAATCGGCAAGCGCTATCCCGAAGTTTCCGGCGCCCTCAAGGAGCGCATCAAGCAGGAACAGGCGCTTGCCGCGTGCTGA
- the pal gene encoding peptidoglycan-associated lipoprotein Pal has protein sequence MRRIAKLATNPVVIALMMSLAIAGCASKKTPNSAADLGLGGAGAATPGSAQDFTVNVGDRIFFDTDSSSIRADAQGILSRQAQWLNKYGNYAIVVEGHADERGTREYNLALGARRAAAARDFLVARGVASNRLKTISYGKERPVAVCDDISCWSQNRRAVTTLSGAGS, from the coding sequence ATGCGCCGCATCGCTAAACTAGCAACCAACCCTGTGGTCATCGCCTTGATGATGTCGCTGGCTATCGCCGGCTGTGCTTCCAAGAAAACCCCTAACAGCGCAGCCGATCTCGGCCTGGGCGGCGCGGGCGCTGCAACGCCTGGCTCGGCCCAGGACTTCACCGTCAATGTCGGCGACCGTATCTTCTTCGATACCGACTCCTCGTCGATCCGCGCTGACGCGCAGGGCATCCTGTCCCGTCAGGCCCAGTGGCTGAACAAGTATGGCAACTACGCCATCGTCGTCGAAGGCCATGCCGACGAGCGCGGCACCCGCGAATACAACCTGGCACTCGGCGCACGCCGCGCCGCCGCCGCCCGCGACTTCCTCGTCGCCCGCGGCGTCGCCTCCAACCGCCTGAAGACGATCTCCTACGGCAAGGAACGCCCGGTCGCCGTCTGCGACGACATTTCCTGCTGGTCGCAGAACCGTCGCGCCGTCACCACGCTCTCCGGCGCCGGAAGTTAA
- a CDS encoding SRPBCC family protein: MGRTDKASRIVTASPATVYNAFVDPAALVEWLPPKGMIARIETFEPKAGGHYRMSLTYDAPDPSVRGKASEDTDIVEGRFVELVPNDRVVQIVTFESDDPAFAGEMKMTWSLRPVAGGTEVSIVCENVPEGIRAEDHAAGLSSTLDNLAEFVRQLV, translated from the coding sequence ATGGGAAGAACCGACAAGGCGTCTCGCATCGTCACGGCTTCGCCGGCTACTGTCTACAATGCCTTCGTCGATCCGGCTGCCCTGGTGGAGTGGCTGCCGCCCAAGGGAATGATTGCCAGGATCGAAACCTTCGAACCGAAGGCCGGCGGCCATTACCGAATGTCGTTGACGTATGATGCGCCCGATCCTTCGGTGCGTGGAAAGGCCTCCGAAGACACCGATATCGTGGAGGGACGCTTCGTCGAACTGGTGCCGAATGATCGCGTCGTGCAGATCGTGACGTTCGAATCGGACGACCCGGCTTTTGCAGGTGAAATGAAGATGACCTGGAGTCTCAGGCCTGTGGCCGGCGGGACGGAAGTCAGCATCGTCTGCGAGAATGTGCCGGAAGGCATACGTGCGGAAGATCATGCGGCAGGACTTTCCTCCACGCTCGACAATCTAGCGGAATTTGTCCGGCAGCTTGTATAG
- the tolR gene encoding protein TolR — protein MGMSVGAAGGGRGGRGHRRRGRHHGLMSEINVTPFVDVMLVLLIIFMVAAPLMTVGVPIDLPETQAKALNSETQPITISINQAGQIHIQETEIPIEELVPKLGAIAQAGYEERIYVRGDKTADYGTVMKVMARIQAAGYTKIGLVTLQEQDQ, from the coding sequence ATGGGAATGTCTGTAGGAGCGGCGGGAGGCGGACGCGGAGGGCGCGGCCACAGGCGGCGCGGCCGCCATCACGGCCTGATGTCCGAAATCAACGTCACGCCTTTCGTCGACGTGATGCTGGTGCTGCTCATCATCTTCATGGTGGCAGCCCCGCTGATGACGGTCGGCGTACCGATCGACCTGCCCGAAACGCAGGCCAAGGCGCTGAATTCCGAAACCCAGCCGATCACCATCTCGATCAACCAGGCCGGCCAGATCCATATCCAGGAAACCGAGATCCCGATCGAGGAACTGGTGCCCAAGCTCGGCGCGATCGCGCAGGCCGGCTATGAGGAACGCATCTATGTGCGCGGCGACAAGACCGCCGACTACGGCACGGTCATGAAGGTGATGGCCCGCATCCAGGCGGCCGGCTACACCAAGATCGGCCTTGTGACGCTGCAGGAACAGGACCAGTAG
- the tolQ gene encoding protein TolQ, with protein sequence MENLALAEPSAQLSIWALFWQAGWVVKLVMLGLLGASVWTWAIVVDKLIAYSRMRSALNRFEQIFWSGQSLEELYRTLSDRKTTGMGAIFVAAMREWKKSFEKGAKAPLGLQTRIDKAMDLALTREMERMEGRLGFLATIGSAAPFIGLFGTVVGIMTSFQAIAGSKSTNLAVVAPGIAEALLATAIGLLAAIPAVIAYNKLSSDASKIAVRMEGFADEFSAILSRQIDEKVAAKA encoded by the coding sequence ATGGAAAATCTCGCACTCGCCGAACCGAGCGCACAACTGTCCATCTGGGCGCTTTTCTGGCAGGCCGGCTGGGTCGTCAAGCTGGTGATGCTCGGCCTGCTCGGCGCTTCCGTCTGGACCTGGGCGATCGTCGTCGACAAGCTCATCGCCTATAGCCGGATGCGCTCGGCACTGAACCGCTTCGAGCAGATCTTCTGGTCGGGACAGTCGCTGGAAGAACTTTACCGCACGCTGTCGGACCGCAAGACCACCGGCATGGGCGCGATTTTCGTCGCTGCCATGCGCGAGTGGAAGAAGAGTTTTGAGAAGGGCGCAAAGGCACCGTTGGGCCTCCAGACCCGCATCGACAAGGCGATGGACCTGGCGCTGACCCGCGAGATGGAGCGCATGGAAGGCCGGCTCGGCTTCCTCGCCACCATCGGTTCGGCAGCCCCCTTCATCGGCCTGTTCGGCACCGTGGTCGGCATCATGACCTCGTTCCAGGCCATCGCCGGATCGAAGTCGACCAACCTCGCCGTCGTCGCCCCCGGCATCGCCGAAGCGCTGCTGGCGACCGCTATCGGCCTGCTCGCCGCTATCCCGGCGGTCATCGCCTACAACAAGCTGTCATCGGACGCGAGCAAGATCGCGGTGCGTATGGAAGGGTTCGCGGACGAGTTCTCCGCCATACTCTCGCGCCAAATCGATGAAAAAGTCGCGGCCAAGGCCTGA
- the tolB gene encoding Tol-Pal system beta propeller repeat protein TolB produces the protein MKNFFKTIMLMGALATGLSAVATLPAHALVEIDVNKGTVEPLPVAITDFLSGDAVGAEISSIVAADLKRSGLFAPIDKGAFIEKISNPDAAPRFEDWKVINAQALVTGRVSQEADGRLKAEFRLWDTFAGQQLIGEQFFSSRANSRRVAHIIADAIYERLTGEKGYFDTRVVFIDESGAKNQRKKRLAIMDQDGANIRYLSDGRSIVLTPRFSPTRQEITYMSYESGQPQVYLLQIETGQRELVGNFPGMTFAPRFSPDGQKVIMSLLRDDGNSNVFAMDLRSRTTTRLTNSNSIDTSPSYSPDGSKVVFTSDRGGRPQIYVMGADGSGQTRISFGDGTYSTPVWSPRGDLIAFTKQAGGQFQIGVMKTDGSGERILSSGFQQEGPTWAPNGRVLMFFRDAAGAGGPKLHSIDLTGRNEQAIPTANYASDPAWSPLLE, from the coding sequence ATGAAGAATTTTTTCAAGACGATCATGCTGATGGGGGCGCTTGCCACGGGGCTGAGCGCGGTCGCCACTCTGCCGGCCCATGCGCTGGTCGAGATCGACGTCAACAAGGGCACGGTCGAGCCGCTGCCGGTCGCCATCACCGACTTCCTGTCGGGTGATGCAGTCGGTGCCGAGATTTCCAGCATCGTCGCAGCCGACCTGAAGCGTTCCGGCCTGTTCGCGCCGATCGACAAGGGCGCCTTCATCGAAAAGATCTCCAATCCGGACGCCGCCCCGCGCTTCGAGGACTGGAAGGTCATCAACGCACAGGCGCTCGTCACCGGCCGGGTCAGCCAGGAAGCGGACGGCAGGCTGAAGGCGGAGTTCCGGCTGTGGGACACCTTTGCCGGCCAGCAGCTTATCGGCGAGCAGTTCTTCTCCTCGCGGGCCAATTCGCGCCGCGTCGCCCACATCATCGCCGACGCCATTTATGAGCGCCTGACCGGTGAGAAGGGCTATTTCGACACCCGCGTCGTCTTCATCGACGAATCGGGCGCCAAGAACCAGCGCAAGAAGCGCCTCGCCATCATGGACCAGGACGGCGCGAACATCCGCTATTTGTCCGATGGCCGTTCGATCGTGCTGACGCCGCGCTTTTCGCCGACGCGCCAGGAAATCACCTACATGTCCTATGAGAGCGGCCAGCCGCAGGTCTATCTGCTTCAGATCGAGACCGGCCAGCGCGAACTCGTCGGCAATTTCCCCGGCATGACCTTCGCCCCGCGCTTCTCGCCCGACGGCCAGAAGGTCATCATGAGCCTGCTGCGCGACGACGGCAATTCCAACGTCTTCGCCATGGACCTGCGCAGCCGCACCACCACGCGCCTGACCAATTCGAACTCGATCGACACCTCGCCGTCCTATTCACCGGACGGCTCCAAGGTCGTCTTCACCTCCGACCGCGGCGGCCGCCCGCAGATTTACGTCATGGGCGCGGACGGTTCAGGCCAGACCCGCATCTCCTTCGGCGACGGCACCTATTCGACGCCGGTATGGTCGCCGCGCGGCGACCTGATCGCCTTCACCAAGCAGGCAGGCGGCCAGTTCCAGATCGGTGTGATGAAGACCGACGGTTCGGGCGAGCGCATTCTTTCCTCGGGCTTCCAGCAGGAAGGCCCGACCTGGGCGCCCAATGGCCGCGTGCTGATGTTCTTCCGCGACGCCGCAGGTGCGGGCGGACCGAAGCTCCACTCGATCGACCTGACGGGCCGCAACGAACAGGCCATCCCGACGGCCAACTACGCCTCCGACCCGGCCTGGTCGCCGCTGCTTGAGTAA
- a CDS encoding SDR family NAD(P)-dependent oxidoreductase, whose product MALTGKTAIVTGAAGGIGLAIAQRFLHDGARVMIADVDHEKGEKAERDLAKLGKVQFVKADVGKRLDIHNLVAATIDAFGDIDILVNNAGIVHGADFLELKEEDFDRVLQVNLKGSFLAGQAVARFMVEKVEKGGSAGSIINMSSINAVVALPDQVAYSVSKGGVNQLTRAMALSLAPHGVRVNAIGPGSIMTDMLASVNSDAAAKTRILSRTPMGRVGEPSEIAAIAAFLASDDASYITGQTIYADGGRLPLNYTVPVKGA is encoded by the coding sequence ATGGCCCTTACCGGCAAGACGGCGATCGTAACGGGTGCGGCGGGCGGCATCGGGCTGGCGATCGCCCAGCGTTTCCTGCATGACGGCGCCCGCGTGATGATCGCCGATGTCGATCACGAAAAGGGCGAAAAGGCCGAACGCGATCTCGCCAAGCTCGGCAAGGTCCAGTTCGTCAAGGCCGATGTCGGCAAGCGCCTCGACATCCACAATCTGGTCGCCGCCACCATCGATGCCTTCGGCGACATCGACATTCTCGTCAACAATGCCGGCATCGTCCACGGCGCCGATTTCCTGGAGCTCAAGGAAGAGGATTTCGACCGCGTGCTGCAGGTCAATCTGAAGGGTTCCTTCCTCGCCGGCCAGGCGGTCGCCCGCTTCATGGTCGAGAAAGTGGAGAAGGGTGGGTCTGCCGGCTCCATCATCAACATGTCCTCGATCAACGCCGTCGTGGCTCTCCCCGATCAGGTCGCCTATTCCGTCTCCAAGGGTGGCGTGAACCAGCTCACCAGGGCAATGGCACTGTCGCTGGCGCCTCATGGCGTTCGCGTCAACGCCATAGGCCCCGGCTCGATCATGACGGACATGCTGGCCAGCGTGAACAGCGACGCGGCGGCGAAGACCCGCATCCTGTCGCGCACGCCGATGGGCCGTGTCGGCGAGCCGTCCGAGATTGCAGCGATTGCCGCCTTCCTTGCCTCCGACGATGCCAGCTACATCACCGGCCAGACCATCTACGCCGACGGCGGCCGCCTGCCGCTGAATTACACGGTGCCGGTGAAGGGGGCCTGA
- the tilS gene encoding tRNA lysidine(34) synthetase TilS, with product MLTAPVGIDPLQLFSNFDVAPRRALIAAVSGGSDSLALLLLVKSFLDRTDPATRLVAVTVDHALRPGSADEADDVAQLAARHGIAHRTMTWTGEKPATGIPAAAREARYRLLAQAAQLEGTDLVLTGHTADDQAETVLMRKARQDDGRGLAGMAPATLFDSSAWIARPLLGTRREALRDLLRALGVAWLDDPTNTNETFERPRMRAELRQDSERVAEALEIAGEAAGERMRLGAKAAALIDAFASRPAPGLLRLDRDFAAPKNRDAAVYALRILLAVVGGTPFLPDEARATELFGHLGRDTFCATLSRTVIDKRRTGIFFHRETRGLPALSIPDDGMIWDGRYRIARTASVDGATVAPLGLLQAKSLATQTENPPASLVRPALAAEPALWQDEECLGRIAADAALWGLRATPVAAPWARFLPAFDLEPARAVVALLGAEPLPASPWRGHKAKA from the coding sequence GTGCTGACCGCTCCGGTGGGTATCGACCCGCTTCAGCTATTCTCGAATTTTGATGTCGCGCCCCGCCGCGCGCTGATCGCAGCGGTTTCCGGCGGCAGCGACTCGCTCGCCCTTCTTCTCCTGGTAAAATCCTTTCTCGACCGGACCGACCCGGCGACCCGGCTGGTGGCGGTGACCGTCGATCACGCACTGCGGCCGGGCTCGGCAGACGAGGCCGACGATGTCGCGCAACTCGCTGCCCGCCACGGCATCGCCCACCGCACCATGACATGGACCGGCGAAAAGCCGGCGACCGGCATTCCCGCCGCCGCGCGCGAGGCGCGCTACAGGCTGCTGGCGCAGGCAGCACAGCTCGAAGGCACCGACCTTGTCCTCACCGGCCATACCGCCGACGACCAGGCCGAGACGGTGCTGATGCGCAAGGCGCGGCAGGACGACGGGCGCGGGCTTGCCGGCATGGCGCCGGCGACCCTGTTCGATAGCAGCGCCTGGATCGCCCGGCCGCTGCTCGGCACGCGCCGCGAAGCCTTGCGCGACCTTTTGCGCGCGCTGGGCGTTGCATGGCTGGACGACCCGACCAACACCAACGAGACCTTCGAGCGCCCGCGCATGCGGGCAGAACTTAGACAGGATAGCGAGCGGGTGGCCGAAGCACTGGAGATTGCCGGTGAAGCTGCCGGCGAACGTATGCGGCTGGGTGCCAAAGCCGCCGCCCTGATCGATGCATTTGCCAGCCGCCCGGCACCCGGGCTTCTGCGGCTCGACCGCGATTTCGCAGCGCCGAAAAATCGCGACGCCGCCGTCTACGCGCTGCGCATCCTGCTTGCAGTCGTCGGCGGCACGCCTTTCCTGCCCGACGAAGCGCGCGCCACCGAACTTTTCGGCCATCTTGGGCGGGACACTTTTTGCGCCACATTGTCGCGGACGGTGATCGACAAGCGGCGAACCGGCATTTTTTTCCACCGCGAGACGCGCGGACTGCCGGCCTTATCGATACCCGATGACGGCATGATCTGGGACGGCCGCTACCGCATCGCGCGCACCGCTTCGGTCGACGGCGCCACCGTCGCGCCGCTCGGACTGCTGCAGGCCAAGTCCTTGGCGACACAGACGGAAAACCCGCCGGCAAGCCTTGTCCGCCCTGCCCTGGCCGCCGAGCCAGCGCTGTGGCAGGACGAAGAATGCCTCGGCCGGATTGCCGCAGACGCCGCTTTGTGGGGGCTCAGGGCGACGCCGGTTGCGGCTCCGTGGGCGCGTTTTCTGCCGGCTTTCGATCTCGAACCAGCCCGCGCCGTCGTTGCGCTGCTGGGCGCTGAGCCCCTGCCCGCTTCGCCATGGCGAGGCCACAAAGCTAAAGCTTAA
- the ftsH gene encoding ATP-dependent zinc metalloprotease FtsH — MNPNYRNLALWAIIAVLLIALFNLFQTPQTRGASNDVAYSDFLKEVEAGRVKTVTIAGDRISGTYNDSASAFQTYSPGDATLVQRLQDKNVTIQARPENDGSGSLFSMLLSWLPMILILGVWIFFMRQMQSGSGRAMGFGKSKAKLLTEAHGRVTFGDVAGVDEAKEDLEEIVEFLRDPQKFQRLGGKIPRGVLLVGPPGTGKTLLARSVAGEANVPFFTISGSDFVEMFVGVGASRVRDMFDQAKKNAPCIIFIDEIDAVGRHRGAGLGGGNDEREQTLNQLLVEMDGFEANESIILIAATNRPDVLDPALLRPGRFDRQVVVPNPDIVGREKILKVHVRNVPLAPNVDLKVVARGTPGFSGADLANLVNEAALMAARRNKRLVTMAEFEDAKDKIMMGAERRSSAMTQEEKTNTAYHEAGHAVVALNVPKADPLHKATIIPRGRALGMVMQLPEGDRYSVTYTWMISRLAIMMGGRVAEELKFGKENITSGASSDIQQATKLARSMVTQWGYSDKLGRVAYGDNQEEVFLGHSVARTQNVSEETAQIIDAEVRRLIDEAYAEAMRIMTKKKKEWIAIAEGLLEYETLSGEEIKQLMAGKKPSRDLGDDTPPSRGSAVPKAGSTGGRRKKGEEPEGGMEPQPQN, encoded by the coding sequence ATGAATCCGAATTATCGTAATCTCGCGCTCTGGGCGATCATCGCCGTTCTTCTGATCGCGTTGTTCAATCTGTTCCAGACGCCGCAGACGCGGGGCGCATCGAACGATGTCGCCTATTCGGATTTCCTGAAGGAGGTCGAGGCGGGCCGCGTCAAGACGGTAACGATTGCCGGCGATCGCATTTCGGGCACCTATAACGACAGCGCCAGCGCCTTCCAGACCTATTCTCCGGGCGATGCGACACTGGTGCAGCGCCTGCAGGACAAGAACGTCACCATCCAGGCGCGTCCTGAGAACGACGGCTCCGGCTCGCTGTTCTCGATGCTGCTTTCGTGGTTGCCGATGATCCTCATCCTCGGCGTGTGGATTTTCTTCATGCGCCAGATGCAGTCCGGCTCCGGCCGCGCCATGGGCTTCGGCAAGTCCAAAGCCAAGCTTCTGACCGAGGCGCATGGCCGCGTCACCTTCGGCGATGTCGCCGGCGTCGACGAAGCCAAGGAAGACCTGGAAGAAATCGTCGAATTCCTGCGCGACCCGCAGAAATTCCAGCGGCTGGGCGGCAAGATCCCGCGCGGCGTGCTGCTCGTCGGCCCTCCCGGTACCGGCAAGACGCTGCTCGCCCGCTCGGTGGCGGGTGAGGCGAATGTGCCCTTCTTTACCATTTCGGGTTCGGACTTCGTCGAAATGTTCGTCGGCGTGGGTGCCTCCCGCGTGCGTGACATGTTCGACCAGGCCAAGAAGAACGCGCCCTGCATCATCTTCATCGACGAAATCGACGCCGTCGGCCGCCATCGCGGCGCCGGCCTCGGCGGCGGTAATGACGAGCGCGAGCAGACGCTGAACCAGCTGCTCGTCGAGATGGACGGTTTCGAGGCCAATGAATCGATCATCCTGATCGCCGCTACCAACCGCCCCGACGTTCTCGACCCCGCGCTGCTGCGTCCGGGCCGCTTCGACCGTCAGGTCGTGGTGCCGAACCCCGACATCGTCGGCCGCGAGAAGATCCTGAAGGTGCATGTGCGCAACGTGCCGCTGGCCCCGAATGTCGACCTCAAGGTCGTCGCGCGCGGCACGCCGGGCTTCTCAGGTGCTGATCTCGCCAACCTCGTCAACGAGGCGGCCCTTATGGCTGCGCGGCGCAACAAGCGCCTCGTCACCATGGCCGAATTCGAGGACGCCAAGGACAAGATCATGATGGGCGCGGAGCGCCGCTCCTCGGCCATGACGCAGGAAGAAAAGACCAACACCGCCTATCACGAGGCCGGTCACGCCGTCGTCGCGCTGAACGTGCCGAAGGCCGACCCGCTGCACAAGGCCACCATCATTCCGCGTGGCCGCGCGCTGGGCATGGTCATGCAGCTGCCGGAAGGCGACCGCTACTCGGTGACCTACACCTGGATGATCTCGCGCCTTGCGATCATGATGGGCGGACGCGTCGCCGAGGAACTGAAGTTCGGCAAGGAGAACATCACCTCCGGCGCTTCCTCCGACATCCAGCAGGCGACCAAGCTGGCGCGCTCGATGGTGACCCAGTGGGGCTATTCCGACAAGCTCGGCCGCGTCGCCTATGGCGACAACCAGGAAGAGGTCTTCCTCGGCCATTCGGTGGCTCGCACGCAGAACGTCTCGGAAGAGACCGCGCAGATCATCGACGCCGAAGTGCGCCGCCTGATCGACGAGGCCTATGCCGAAGCGATGCGGATCATGACCAAGAAGAAGAAGGAATGGATCGCGATCGCCGAAGGCCTGCTCGAATACGAGACGCTGAGCGGCGAAGAGATCAAGCAGCTGATGGCCGGCAAGAAGCCGTCGCGCGACCTCGGCGACGACACGCCCCCGAGCCGCGGTTCGGCCGTGCCGAAGGCCGGTTCGACCGGTGGCCGCCGCAAGAAGGGCGAGGAGCCCGAGGGCGGCATGGAGCCTCAGCCACAAAACTAA